TCAAAGGCAATGCGGTCTAGTAGGGCAAGTAATCTATCTTTATCCATTATTGCCCCCTTAAATATTCATATCGCTTAAATGGCATAGATTATCACGCATAAGTTTGCTTACGCCCTCAAGGGCTATGGCGTAATCCATTGGCTCATCATAATTAGATTGGCTCATTATGTTAATAATGGCATAGGCTTGCCATAGGGCTTGGCGTGCGTCTTTTAAGGTTTTGACTTCTTCAGCGGTTAATGTGGTGGTTTGTGTGTTTTGGTTTAAATTACGCATAAATCCCCCCTTTTACGGTTTGAGTTAAGGCAATAGGGGTAAAAAGTGCGGTTAGTTTTGTGAAAGTTTTCATTGCTAATAGTCCTGTAAATAAATTATCAAAGGCTATCGCTAAACTTCTCACGGTTTGGCGATAGCGTATAGCAGGGTGAGAAACTGCCTTTACAGGAAAACAGCCAATCGCTAAGGATTGCCCACTATACGCCATCATAGAATGATATGCTACCAATCCAAAATTGGATCGGTTGTTTTCTTTAGGTGTGCGAAAATCACGAACAAAAAAAGCACGTTTTTCTTTTGGCGTGCTGTTCGCCACAAGTTTATCGTTCGAGTTCTCAGGCTCGGCAATCGTTTTTTGCGATTGCGTGAGTAATATAGCCTTAAAACCGTTTTGTTGTAAAGCCTTTTTTGTGTAAATTGTGGTATTATTGCTAGGTTTCATAATTCATTCCTATATGTTAGATAAGCGGGTATCTCGTTTTGAGATACTCTTTTTTTTTGGCTTGCCGTCTGCTCAAATTGAGCAAATGGACGGTTATTTTTAGCCGTCGTTAAACATTCACTTATGAAAAAAGTTCATACGTGGAGAAAATCCAGTCGTGAAAAATTTTTACTCCCTTTTTTAAGGACTGCAAAATCTGCAAAATCTTGATATTTTGCTAACAAAATCCGCTATTTTTCTATTATCTTGTCAATAAATATCAACATTTAGATGACAAGTTTTGACAAGTTCAATGCCCTTTGTTTATTGGCTTAATGGTGGGGCGTTTCTCGCTTTGCTAATGTCAATAGCCAGCCTTTCCGTTTCTGATAATTCATATCAAGGCGAATTAAGGCGATATCCGTTTCTTGTAGTTGGCTAAGCGTGGCTAATTGCTGTGGCGTAAAACATTCCCTTATATTTCCTTGAATACCTTGCTCTTTTCGCCATTGGTTAAGGCTTTGCCCTAATACAAGGCTATCTAGCATACTGTTTTCATTCATAAAGTAATGGGCTTTAATGGGCTTACCTTGGCGGATTAAATAGGCTTTTAGCTCATCAGTTAATCGCTGATTATTGTCAATGGTGGCGAGTCTGATTTGTGTTTGGGCTATCTGCTTACGGTAAACTTTAGGGGCTATGGTGGCTAATTGTTTTTCTGACTCGATAAAGTGCTGGCGGATTGCTTTACCTACGGGGCTTTTTTCCATTAAGCATAAATGTTTCGCCATATCTAAGCTAATGATGTAATCAATTTGCTTTTGTGGTCTGGCTTTAGTGTATTGCTCATTATTTGCGCTCGCCCGTTTTGGTGAGCTCAAATTTTCAACAACAATAAAATCTAAACCATTAATAAAATCAGCCTGCTTAATACGGGCTTTTATCCAGTTAGAAAAATCACGCCCCACGCCTAAGGCTTGATGTAAATTTCTTGCGTCTATGCCGTGAATGCTCTCTTGTTGTTGGTTGGTATAGGGTTGTTGTTTTAGTAGTGCAATAATTTGATGTTGCATTGTCTTTCCTCGCTTTAATCTCTGTTTTTCCTCGCGCGCGCGTACTGGTAACAAAATTCATTATTTTGCCGTTATCGTTTCAACAAATTTCAATCAGTTTCAACATTTGCCGCTTTTCTGCCCTTAGGGTTATTTAGTGGCTAACTGATGAAATTTAATCAGTTGCTTTAATTGCTTTTCAGCTTGTAATGTTGCCGTTCGATAACTTTCATTATTAGGATATTGCTTATAATCACGCTTAAAGCTCTCTAGTCGCTCGCTAAGCAATAAAACCACTTCACCTAAGGGGTAAGGCTCGTTATCGTTATAAAGGCTCATAAAGTGAAATAGCGTGCGTTTATTGAGATAATGC
Above is a window of Volucribacter amazonae DNA encoding:
- a CDS encoding antA/AntB antirepressor family protein, with product MQHQIIALLKQQPYTNQQQESIHGIDARNLHQALGVGRDFSNWIKARIKQADFINGLDFIVVENLSSPKRASANNEQYTKARPQKQIDYIISLDMAKHLCLMEKSPVGKAIRQHFIESEKQLATIAPKVYRKQIAQTQIRLATIDNNQRLTDELKAYLIRQGKPIKAHYFMNENSMLDSLVLGQSLNQWRKEQGIQGNIRECFTPQQLATLSQLQETDIALIRLDMNYQKRKGWLLTLAKRETPHH
- a CDS encoding ash family protein, which translates into the protein MKPSNNTTIYTKKALQQNGFKAILLTQSQKTIAEPENSNDKLVANSTPKEKRAFFVRDFRTPKENNRSNFGLVAYHSMMAYSGQSLAIGCFPVKAVSHPAIRYRQTVRSLAIAFDNLFTGLLAMKTFTKLTALFTPIALTQTVKGGIYA